A window of the Lepisosteus oculatus isolate fLepOcu1 chromosome 14, fLepOcu1.hap2, whole genome shotgun sequence genome harbors these coding sequences:
- the LOC138242648 gene encoding histone H4-like: MSGRGKGGKGLGKGGAKRHRKVLRDNIQGITKPAIRRLARRGGVKRISRLNYEETRGVLKVFLENVTYTEHAKHAKRKTVTAMDVVYALKRQGCTLYGFGG; this comes from the coding sequence ATGTCTGGAAGAGGCAAAGGCGGAAAGGGACTCGGGAAAGGAGGCGCTAAGCGTCACCGTAAGGTTCTCCGTGACAACATCCAGGGAATCACCAAGCCCGCCATCCGCCGCCTGGCTCGCCGTGGGGGAGTGAAGCGGATCTCCAGGCTGAACTACGAGGAGACCCGCggggtgctgaaggtgttcctggagaacgTCACCTACACCGAGCACGCCAAGCACGCCAAGAGGAAGACCGTCACTGCCATGGACGTGGTGTACGCGCTGAAGCGCCAGGGCTGCACCCTGTACGGCTTCGGAGGCTAA